TTCATAATAAAGGTGGGGAGAGGTTGCCCGGGCCACTCTCTTTTTTCCTGTATTGTACGAACAATTTATTCAAATCATTTCGTCACCTCTTATGATTTATTGTCATGCATTGctgataatataatatagattatgtaaattatgtattttatgtGCTTTTGGGAAATGATATTTTATCCAGGAATAAATttgatatataggcctacagcctGTATATGTAGTTAAAAGGTCACTGTAGTTCTAGCATTGTTTTGCTTGTGTTCACATTAATATGTAGGGCCTATATTTTCcggttttatttttaatataatttttgaattaaTGTTCCATTATTTTTGTGAACATTAATATAAAGATACAATGTTCGGTTAGTATCAAAGACTAAGAATTTGTAGTCACTCAAGTTGCTCAaccataaaaataatattgaaaagttGGGCTGTACTAAAATAACTACAGACAGAGTGGCCTACTGTGACTGTACTTAGTGTACTGACGTCGCACAAAAACGTTTGAATTGAACAGATTTCACTTAATTCTAATCGCAGTACAGTTTTGTCAACTAAAAGGTGAGATTTCTTTATCCTTTATggctgtttttttattaatttgcaaTAATGAAAAGTCGTCACGATCCCCATACGTAGGTAGGGACTAGGCTAGCCACATGTCTGttgtattgtataaataaatgtttagttATCGGGACTTCCTGAATGGCGAGTGCCCATGGTCGAGGCTAGATCAAAtaaagtgtaggcctagctgTAAAAGATAAGATTGAaaaagcgcacatatccacaaagtgctcaaggcgcttgtgaaaacCATGAAAAATACTAACCTTGAAACTAAAAAccacaacaaattaaaaaaaaaaacggaaTAAAAGCATACAAAACGAACCCACATAAAATATGTATGGAACGCAAAGCGAGTCTTCAGGATCACcaaacctaggcctagttaatttCTCATTTTATGGTCCGTACCACGTAATGTAGTAAGTGATATAGGTTTCAGTGCGAGCCCATCATTTCAGCTGCTGCCTGCTGTCAGTAGTTTTAGATAGAAggttttcgttttttttttccagatttcAAAATGTCGGAAGAACTAGTGACACATTATGGTGGATGTCACTGTGGTGCCATAAGGTTTCAAGTCCAGGCACCACCTGCTATCAAAGCTATAAAGTGCGAGTGAGTACATAACTGTAGCAGCCTCTTataatgaattttattatttctcgCATATAAATTATTGTGCAAACTGAATAAacaattgtaaatttattttgtagcTGCAGCATTTgtgaaaagaaacaaaacattcattttattgttcCTGCATCTAGATTCAAATTACTTCAGGTGAATTAAAACCAACAATTTacttttcaacattttgtttattgtttattctCAATCAATAACTATGAGTATTAATTAAAGTATTAAAGTGCACATTCTCTCAGATTTCTTATTGTTATAGTGATGCAAgtgttctaaaaataaaaattttaactGGTTAAGCATTGTTGATACAATCTGAATCTCATCAGATATTGAAAGggaaattattttatgataattatttaGAATAAATCATTTAACCATATACATGTATTTACCATATCTTTAACTGCAGGGTGAAGACAACTTAACGTGTTATACATTCAACACACACGTTGCTAAGCATACCTTTTGTAAAACATGCGGTGTACAGAGTTTCTATTCGCCAAGGTCTAACCCAGATGGAAAAGGTAAACATGGGCGTTTATATCTGTGACGTCAGATAATGCCCGATATAATGCTTCCAATCCCAAATTTGAAAATCATTTTATAGCATACTTTTTCCTAAGCTACCATGCATTCCtgttatttaaattgaaatcattaatttaaataaagtgtcGTAATTCATCCACCTGTTTTATAATATACTACCCataattgtattcatttgtttttctaGGTATAATGCCTCACTGTATTGACCCAGGAACAATAAAAAAGACAACACTTGAAGTATTCAATGGAGAGAATTGGGAAAAAAGTATTGAAATGAATCCAGAAATACAGCAAAGATCAAAGGAAAACTGAAATTGCCTATACATACTTTATTTACTTACTTATTACTTTACTTACTACTTATTTATTTACcacaaaaatgaaaaagaatAAACCAGgtttattgaaaatgatatttGTTGAGGTTACAATAGTATAAAAGTATTTGTTCTgtgtttttacaattttaatttattatgaacatttatcAATTTTTCATGTTATATCTACTACTATTTCCAGAAAAATAGATATATGTTAACATTGctcaaatcaaatctttatttgttccatatataaaaatgtgtacaatTCTTTTCCTTGACAGAAATAtggtaaaacaaacaaaacattcacaATCGTCATACATtagataaaattacaatttataaaaacaagaTTTATCATGTAGTTATCGCTACAGTTGAAAGAGAAGGAACATATGTAGTTTTTACGTATACAAAAACAGAATAAGCACGTCGAAAAAGTGGCAACTCGCAAGTTACACGATTTTTTTACACAAGAGAGTACCgctatgtacagtactgtaaaaacACTAATCGAGAAAAACGCGAGTTAAAATTGTgagatattttgttttgaagGCACACAATTGTAACTTAACTGAAAAATATATACGATGATAAATGGAATATAGATATACATTTATGGAAATATTGTACCAATTTTCATATTTGACGTAACAATACATGTACACTGGAATTCCGCTGAAGGGGTTCGGTCGCGTGGCTTTATGAATCGATATGAAACGAGCGAACCGGTATGTTCATTTCAGTTAGGGTTGTTGTTTTTAATTAGTTATCGAACTTAAACTGTTacaatcattattttaaaaaacacgtaaacaacataatttattaaaatgtggTATCTACTTATGAGTATGAGGTGGCAACAGGACAACAGATTTTTTTTCGTACTGCATTTCTGTACCAATTGTcattttttgaataataatagcATTGTCTGCTGTTTTCAcaatttttgtattaaatataaaaatctaacaaaaaaaaacatttttttcgaCACTACGCCGATTTGTGATGCCATGcctgactttttaaaattaatttgaaataatttaactgTTTGATGGGTTTGttcaaattattttaaccaTCACCATTTCAAGTTGGTTATGcgaattaaatattattaccatCATTGGATTTTCGTGATTGCTCGTCTGGTTCTACATGATTAGATGTGACAGTCGTGCTTTTTCTAGCAGATTTCGAATCTTCGTAAACGGTTGGGTTATTTTGTCCTTCTTTCTTCACGGGTTCCGAGGCACCTGGGGGTTTAGTGTTAGCATTGTTTCCCTTAAAGTTGTGTTTTGATTGGCATTGGCTCTGTCTGTGAAGTGTTTTATTAGTATTCTCACTCTGTGGTTTGTGATAATTGTTGTACTTTTCTTCTCCATGTGTTCGTTTATCCATATTTGGGTTACAACTAGGCCTACCAcgattgttttgttttcaaggCGTCATGATTCTTGTATTTCAAAAGTACGTTAGATTGATGATCTGCTTCTTTAACGATTTCGTTTTCCAAAGCCGAGCATTCGTAACATTTCTCATCGGCTGCATTTATAGCAATGAACACGTGACCAAAGTAGCATGTCGACCAGCTTTCTTGAGAAAAGCTTAGACATCGAGAAATAGCTTATTTCACAAAAACTACTGCATCATGTAGTTGGTAATCACGTCCAAGTAGATCAAATGCCTCTTGCATGAATTTAGATGTCACAGTTGATTTGTTGAGAATCATTGATAATAAAGATTGAATATTGTCTTCTGAAACTGCTGTTTTACCCTGAAGCTTCACTAATTGAACACCCATGTTTATCCGTTTGATTTGTGAAGCCACATCAAGCACAAATTGTTCAGAAGCAATGTTTTCTGAATTCCAAATGCGTTTCTGAATCGTTTCTAGTTGTTTTAAGATGTTCGTTCTGTGAATCGTATCGCTCTGTTTGTTTAACTCATCACGAATCGTGATTATTCGTTTTAACATTGAACTCATGATATCAAATAGAAGTAGTCGTTGATATTTGATTCCATAGCGGGAGttcatttcttgtaaaaaccaCTCCTGGTCAAATGTGCAAAGACATTGTAATTGGTAGTAGTTAATCTTCTGTCTCATATCTTGTACTCGATCTATTGATCTTTCAATTCGCTTGATGTCAGCTATTctcatgtttattgttttaaggACATTTCCGTATCTCGGATTGAATCGAATGATTTTATGGCATACTGGACATTGTTTCAAACTTATACCTTCATCCTTATCCATATATTCATCCATTGTAGAAACCTCAATTGCGTGAGAACAatcatacaaaaatacatattttggtCTCGATTTACCTGCAGATTTATCTGGATGAAATAATTGTGGATTGCAAAATAAGCATTTGTTTTGACAGGGCTCGCCACACAGACCAAAGCATTTATGATTGCATTTAAGGGTCTTCTGACACGGTTGATTGCACCTTTCACGATTACAGAAGTCCTCACAATTTTGTGTACACTTAAAATGAATGCATTTCCATGTACATCGGGCTCCACATGGTTCGCAAATATCGGAACAGGAACGTTGGCAGTATTTGTGCCAGCAACCTAAATCGCACCTTTTTTTACAAGGTTGACAAGGAATCACTGAGCAGGGCTGTTGACAGTTGTGACTACAGATAAGGTTTTTGTTACAAAATTCAGTGCATGGCTTGTGTATCTTTTCATGCGAACAATCTTTACATTTTCCACGACATCGATGTCAACAAACTAAAGTGGTTTTGCATTGTTCCTGACAACTGTCAATGGAGCATTCTTCGGAGCATTTCTTCGTGCAGATATGGCCACAGGGTAAGGGTAAATCACGTTGGCAACAAATTTGTGTTCTTTCATGTCCACACGGCAAGTTGACAGTCAGTTTAAATAGACATGCTGCTTCGCCACTAGTTGCAATTTCTGACACATCAACAAAACACTGTACTTTCTTCATATGTCCACACTTAAGTTCCTTGTCTACCTTTTGTCTACACAGCTCAGTACATGGTTTGCAACAAAGATGTTTACACTTGTGTCCACATGGTAGTAATCTTAAGCACTTACTGCTGCAAACTTTGATTTCTGAGCAAATACGTTTGATCGTGTGTCCACATTCTAGTGTTTCAACAACATTTTCAAGACAGTTGGTGTGCTCGAGGTCTTTAGATTCGTAACATTGTATCGTTGTTTCATGTCCACATTTGCGAATTTCAGTAACTTCCACATTGCATACATCTTACAATGTTCATATAAGGAATATTTTGGTATAATGTAGGTGTTTTTTCTATTGAATCCACATAACATGGTACCTTTTTCTCATGATTACAtcctaatattattttaattagttCAGTGCAATCATAAATGGAACAGGTCTCACTGCATTTTCGTTGACACTGATGCCCACATCTTAAAGTTTTTTGACATGGCATTTTGCAACTAACGTGTTTACCGTCATCATGATGGTGGTTGAAGCTTTTACAATAGTATTCTTTGCATAAATCACCACAGATTCGTTGACATTAATGACCACACTCTTTTGTTCGTGAGCATGGTAATGTACAGATTGATGTAAAACAAGGAACGCTAACAGTATGTCCACATTCAAATTCCTTAGTTATAACCTCAATACATTTGGTTGTGCATGCATCTCCACATTTCATCTTACACGCATGACCACACGCTAACGCCTTTTCACACGGTAGCTGACAGGATGTTATGTAGCATTGAACTTCACAACTGTGAGAACATAGAATAAATGACTTCGTGacaatttctaaacattttgatgTGCATCTTTCAAAACATAGTTTTTTGCATCTGTGTCCACACGTCAACGACTTTTCACATGGATTAGTGCATTTTACAGGCTTTTCAAATCGACCACACTGTATCCTCACCTCATGCAGACATTTTAAGGCTTTACTAATCATGATTTTACATGGCACACATTTTTCAAAACACTTCCGATAACAGGAACGATGACCTCGTCTGCATAATCTAACACATTTCTCTTTGCATTGATATAATATCTCCCGATGATCTCGAGGATGGCACAGCAAAGAGCACGCATGGCCACCGTCTAGCCGAGTCTCACACTTCAGCTTACATCCTCCTTCTGGACAAGGAACGCTAACAGTATGTCCACATTCAAATTCCTTAGTTATAAACTCAATACATTTGGTTGTGCAAGCATCTCCACATTTCATGTTACACGCACGACCACATGCTAACGTCTTTTCACACGGTAGTTGACAGGATGTTATGTAGCATTGAACTTCACAACTGTGAGAACACAGAATAAATGACTTCGTGACAATTTCCAAACATTTTGATGTGCATCTTTCAAAACATAGTTTTTTGCATCTGTGTCCACACGTCAACGACTTTTCACATGGATTAGTGCATTTTACAGGCTTTTCAAATCGACCACACTGTATCCTCACCTCATGTAGACATTTTAAAGCTTTACTAATCATGATTTTACATGGCACACATTTTTCAAAACACTTCCCATAACAGGAACGATGACCTCGTCTGCATAATCTAACACAGTTCTCTTTGCATTGATATAATATCTCCCGATGATCTCGAGGATGGCACAGCAAAGAGCACGCATGGCCACAGTCTAGCCGAGTCCCACACTTCAGCTTACATCCTCCTTCTGGACATTGTTTAAATTCTTCAGCTGTAGATATTTTAACTTTCGTTGTCGGATGGTTTTGACAGTACAACTCAATGTATCTTCCTACACATTTTGACGATTGCATGTCATTTACTATCTTCATCCAAAGGTCATTGTTTTAAGCTAAAAGTTTGAAGTTTCCAATACAGAACATACCCTTTTTGCCTCTTGATAATGCTACGCACATTCTGTTCGAAACTTTTAGAAACCCTATATTTCCAGCCTCGTTACTTCTTACTAAAGACAGCAAAATGATTTCATTCTCCTCACCTTGATAGTTATCTACGACGCTTACATACACACCACGCAGGCAACCATACTCCTGTTTTTTAAGTAGTCGTTTTATATTAAGCACCTGGCCAGTATATGTCGTCAAAATGGTGATACTAGAAGCATCGTATCCTTGTTGGTAAAGATACTTAGCAAATGCTAAACAATACTTAGCTTCGTGAGCATTCGACTTGCTTAATAGATCCTCAACGGATTCTTCTTGAATATCGTGGTTAATAAAGAACAGGTTATGAGCTACACCTTTAACGTTATCAAACTCTTTTACTGACTCGTCGTCGAGGAGATGACTGTAAAAGTGTTTCCTCATGATTTGTGACATTTCTGGTCGCATTCGGTGTTGTGACGACAATTTCTGACAAGGAACACCATTGGTAATCATTCGTTCAAACAGGGATGTGTCAAGATTGAATTTGGTGGCAAGTTTATATACTGTAGGATTTGGCTTTAATTGCTGATGGTCTCCAATTAGAATTAGATGTTCGCATTGTTTCGTTAGGCTTGTTACAATGTGTGCTTCCAATATTTCTGCTGCCTCTTCAACAACAACTATTCTTGGTCGTATTCCATTTAGTAACTCCTTATTCATAGCAGCACCAGTAGTTGTCATACCTATTACACTCTTAGTACTTCACAATTAGCTCCATAATCTTTTTGTTTAATGCTATTCTTTACGACTTCATCATACGCTTTCTGCTGGTCAAACAATACTTGTCGTAACTGGCATTTGTATTTTGTTATCCAGTATCGGTACAAACGCCATTTATCTTGTGTTGATAACGTTCGAATGTTGACCCTGTCTGCTTCTTGTTCCGTCATTTCATCATCAATAACTGACAATTGTTTTAGAACTGCAGCCCGGTGCCTTTTCAATGGTGAATCTTTACATATCATTTTCGGATCGTAGGCGAGCTTAGAATAAAGTGCAGTAATTGTCATTTCTTTCTTTGATTCATAATCTTGTTTTGCTTTGACGTCATTACAGTCACGTTGATCTAAAATCATGTCAAGTTCAGTCTTAATATTAGCATTATCTTCTTCCTCAGTGTCTTCTTCATTATTCATGACGTTTTTGACATCTTCATTTTCATCAGAAGTAGAAAGAAGACCTAGCCACGTAGGCAAAGTTGAACGTTTTTCTTCTAATCCATATTCCTCTCTCGAGTCTCTCAGACATTTAAAATGATGAGCACTGATGATAGTTTCTAAAGCAAATTCATTGATAATATACTTGTCGCAAAATTTAATCAATTCTTAAGCTTGTATCATCCGAGTGATTATAGAATCTGTAAGTTCTTTCATTCTAtacaattgttttcttttccctttttttttctttgctaATTCTTTCAAATTGTATGATGCAAGTCTTTCGCTTTTCGACCTTCCGCCAATTCTGACCAAATTATGACAAAAGCTGAGTATTCCTTCAAGAAATTGGTCCAATGCATGATTTTTATAGCATATCACcattaccatattattagcaGTGTCTTCGTTAGCCTTTGTGGCCCAGCGAATTCTGTTAACCAGAAGAGTTTCAACGATTTTTAATCCGATGTAAGTTTTTCCAGTTCCCGGTGGCCCCTGAATGACTGCAAGTTCCTTAGTTAAGGCTGATTTTACAGCGGTAATCTGTGATTCATCAAGTGCTAATTTGTCTTTTTCTGGCCAGCCGTTTTCATCTAGAATGTCTATCATGGGGCTACGAATAACATGCTTTACCTGAACTTTGAAAAGTGGGTGTATATCGTACATCATTCTGGGTGTGTTACGAAGATACTTTGGTCTTTCTATGTAATGCGAGGCCCGAATAATATAATTATCCATAGGTAGGTTATTTTCGTCATTAAACTGCTGAAGAACGTGCAAAACAGGCCTGTAACTCTCAAAAAATGCTGTGGACTCTACCATGGCATAGAGAGGTGCTATCTCAATATTATCAGTGTTGTGGAATTTAATGTCAACACGGCCTTGGCGTAATAACAATTCTTCTCTATTGCTAACGGTACCAAATAAAAGAGTTTGAAAATTGTCATAAGATAAGCAAACAAGGGAGCCATAAATCAACCGTTTAGTGTTTTGCCACCGTACGTTGTTTAGATTGCAGAGACTAAAGTGTACGCGATGGAGAACCCCTTTGTGTGGGAAAATACTGGATGTTCAATTTTCACATCATAATACAAACGAACATCTGTATTTCTCTTTTTTTGATTTCGTGGATTTGCTAGATTATCGAGATGTGTTTGATTTCCCTCACGCAATGGACAAATGAAATCCTCACGTAGTAATCTGAATTGTACATCAAGGTAATGATATTGACTTGCGTAGATTCCTTTGATTTTATTTGGACGAAGGAATGGTAGCTCCATGGAATGGAGATCTTCTGGGGTTGGTAATATTGGAATATCTCTATAGTCATCAGGTGGTGGTCCGTCAGATATTCCATCTCTTTTTGCAGATACAAGTTGTCTCTTCTTCTTCTCCGCTGCTTCAAATTCTAGAATATATTTgtctgttttctttttaaaacgtGCTACATTTATAAGATCATCTTGTGACAACTTCCGTTTTCCAAATAATTCCTTACTTTTAACATCAAGCAAAGTTGTAATCAAGGCAACATCATTCACTTCTCTAATTTCAGAAACTAACCCATTCATAAACTGCCATACCAGATTTAGACGTGTTTCGGAATTTGTTTTTATCTCATTTTCATTATCATTACCATCTCCTAAATGAGTTACATATGGAATTAGAACTGTCTTTAAAAATTGACTTGATTTTATGATATCTACCAGTTTTTTTCTGCTGTTAGATAATTCACACTTAAATATTATTACGTACACTTGCATGATGACTTCGACATCATTATCACtcattttctctttttttagcAGTTCGTTGATGCTGTCGGCCCAACCAGATAAAGACTTCATCGGATCAGATGTGTGTAATATACTCTTTAGATCTCCAATATTAACTGCAAAAGCATATTTTAGTATGTTATTGAATGTAATTTAAcctttaataatactgtaactattattatcaatttcCAACTCGCCTTTTATTATTGTACTATTCTATATTAGTTGACAACAATTATTACAGGGCCAAAATAAAAAACCATATTTTTGAAACACGATTTCTTTTTAATTCTCATATATTCTATCATAGGAGCCCAATACAAAATATCTGTCGTTATATAGTAACAAGTGGTGGGATGAACGGCTTCTGAATTTTGTTTATACAATATCTATCTTATTCGATATCTGGTATTTGTTTCAGattctgaaaaacaaaataaaaaatgtacttaCATGCTATACCTTGACGTCTCTTGTTTACTGTGTAACTAGGAAGATGTGTAGAATGAAAGGTACCATTTCTAATTACAGGAGATAAGTTAAGATAACTCTTTAGATTTCTACCAGACTATGT
This region of Antedon mediterranea chromosome 8, ecAntMedi1.1, whole genome shotgun sequence genomic DNA includes:
- the LOC140056444 gene encoding centromere protein V-like, producing the protein MSEELVTHYGGCHCGAIRFQVQAPPAIKAIKCDCSICEKKQNIHFIVPASRFKLLQGEDNLTCYTFNTHVAKHTFCKTCGVQSFYSPRSNPDGKGIMPHCIDPGTIKKTTLEVFNGENWEKSIEMNPEIQQRSKEN